A genome region from Populus alba chromosome 3, ASM523922v2, whole genome shotgun sequence includes the following:
- the LOC118054516 gene encoding uncharacterized protein isoform X1: MQTKKRISGRNAPREPASPRISRAQKKLLENLQVAEKKVSELITSSARKQKCGTLPKKNEEPISATNSNTRYNNVHQKASNASTQCDVVDPKGCDEGSAQCVLQTIFSPSFHISKIAGGEISGGVDFIKLFRTGDSRVDMLDGHVTQETFKSSFEEHNESTLTSLNTCHSDMELEKNISAKNSYGDRCGDQVLSTDVTTVNSYSIAASNGVGLASDVSTIYLALKNSKLECVDEHGQDSMSTDVCLEEEEDYEDFDDFDPYLFIKNLPELSSVVPTFRPMLLPKQTRSCPPTTLVLDLDETLVHSALEPCNDADFTFPVNFNLQEHTVFVRCRPYLRDFMERVSSLFEIIIFTASQSIYAEQLLNVLDPKRRIFRHRVFRESCVFVDGNYLKDLSVLGRDLARVIIIDNSPQAFGFQVDNGIPIESWFEDRSDKELLSLLPFLESLVGVEDVRPLIAKKYNLRQKIAAAVYPPLNSNRGDPFER; encoded by the exons ATGCAAACTAAGAAAAGAATTTCTGGAAGAAATGCTCCAAGAGAGCCTGCAAGTCCCAGGATTTCAAGAGCTCAGAAGAAATTGTTGGAAAATTTGCAAGTTGCTGAAAAGAAAGTTTCAGAGTTAATTACATCTTCAGCCAGAAAGCAGAAATGTG GCACTCTTCCAAAGAAAAATGAGGAGCCTATATCGGCAACAAATTCGAATACTAGATACAACAATGTGCATCAAAAGGCTTCCAATGCTTCTACCCAGTGTGATGTGGTGGATCCTAAG GGTTGTGATGAAGGATCTGCTCAATGTGTGTTGCAAACTatattttctccttcttttcaCATATCTAAAATTGCTGGAGGAGAAATTTCTGGTGGAG TCGACTTCATAAAACTGTTTCGGACTGGAGACTCTCGGGTTGATATGCTGGATGGTCATGTTACACAAGAAACTTTTAAATCCTCTTTTGAAGAACACAATGAGAGCACATTAACTTCACTCAACACATGTCATAGTGACATGGAATTGGAGAAAAATATATCAGCCAAAAACTCATATGGGGATCGCTGTGGTGATCAGGTGCTCTCTACTGATGTAACTACTGTGAATTCTTATAGTATTGCAGCTTCAAATGGAGTTGGTCTTGCCTCTGATGTTTCAACTATATATCTTGCATTGAAGAACTCAAAACTGGAATGTGTTGATGAGCATGGTCAAGATTCTATGTCAACTGATGTTTgcttggaggaggaggaggattatgaggattttgatgACTTTGACCCTTATCTATTTATAAAGAACCTGCCAGAGCTGTCATCAGTAGTCCCCACTTTTCGGCCTATGTTGCTACCTAAACAGACTCGGAGTTGTCCTCCTACAACCCTTGTTTTGGACCTGGATG agaCTCTGGTGCACTCTGCCCTTGAACCTTGTAATGATGCGGACTTCACATTTCCTGTCAACTTCAACCTCCAGGAGCACACAGTCTTTGTCCGGTGCCGTCCTTACCTCAGAGATTTCATGGAGAGAGTTTCTAGTCTTTTTGAGATCATAATATTTACAGCTAGTCAAAGTATCTACGCAGAACAGCTTCTAAATGTGCTTGATCCAAAGAGGAGGATATTTCGACATCGTGTTTTCCGTGAATCCTGTGTTTTTGTGGACGGTAACTACCTCAAGGATTTGTCAGTTCTTGGTCGTGATTTGGCCCGTGTTATTATAATTGACAACTCTCCCCAG GCATTTGGCTTCCAAGTAGACAATGGTATACCAATTGAGAGCTGGTTTGAAGATCGTTCAGATAAAGAATTGCTCTCACTACTTCCATTTTTGGAGAGCTTGGTTGGGGTTGAAGATGTGAGGCCTCTAATTGCAAAGAAATACAATCTTCGGCAGAAAATTGCTGCAGCTGTTTACCCTCCGTTGAATTCAAATAGAGGAGATCCTTTTGAAAGGTAG
- the LOC118054516 gene encoding uncharacterized protein isoform X2 encodes MQTKKRISGRNAPREPASPRISRAQKKLLENLQVAEKKVSELITSSARKQKCTLPKKNEEPISATNSNTRYNNVHQKASNASTQCDVVDPKGCDEGSAQCVLQTIFSPSFHISKIAGGEISGGVDFIKLFRTGDSRVDMLDGHVTQETFKSSFEEHNESTLTSLNTCHSDMELEKNISAKNSYGDRCGDQVLSTDVTTVNSYSIAASNGVGLASDVSTIYLALKNSKLECVDEHGQDSMSTDVCLEEEEDYEDFDDFDPYLFIKNLPELSSVVPTFRPMLLPKQTRSCPPTTLVLDLDETLVHSALEPCNDADFTFPVNFNLQEHTVFVRCRPYLRDFMERVSSLFEIIIFTASQSIYAEQLLNVLDPKRRIFRHRVFRESCVFVDGNYLKDLSVLGRDLARVIIIDNSPQAFGFQVDNGIPIESWFEDRSDKELLSLLPFLESLVGVEDVRPLIAKKYNLRQKIAAAVYPPLNSNRGDPFER; translated from the exons ATGCAAACTAAGAAAAGAATTTCTGGAAGAAATGCTCCAAGAGAGCCTGCAAGTCCCAGGATTTCAAGAGCTCAGAAGAAATTGTTGGAAAATTTGCAAGTTGCTGAAAAGAAAGTTTCAGAGTTAATTACATCTTCAGCCAGAAAGCAGAAAT GCACTCTTCCAAAGAAAAATGAGGAGCCTATATCGGCAACAAATTCGAATACTAGATACAACAATGTGCATCAAAAGGCTTCCAATGCTTCTACCCAGTGTGATGTGGTGGATCCTAAG GGTTGTGATGAAGGATCTGCTCAATGTGTGTTGCAAACTatattttctccttcttttcaCATATCTAAAATTGCTGGAGGAGAAATTTCTGGTGGAG TCGACTTCATAAAACTGTTTCGGACTGGAGACTCTCGGGTTGATATGCTGGATGGTCATGTTACACAAGAAACTTTTAAATCCTCTTTTGAAGAACACAATGAGAGCACATTAACTTCACTCAACACATGTCATAGTGACATGGAATTGGAGAAAAATATATCAGCCAAAAACTCATATGGGGATCGCTGTGGTGATCAGGTGCTCTCTACTGATGTAACTACTGTGAATTCTTATAGTATTGCAGCTTCAAATGGAGTTGGTCTTGCCTCTGATGTTTCAACTATATATCTTGCATTGAAGAACTCAAAACTGGAATGTGTTGATGAGCATGGTCAAGATTCTATGTCAACTGATGTTTgcttggaggaggaggaggattatgaggattttgatgACTTTGACCCTTATCTATTTATAAAGAACCTGCCAGAGCTGTCATCAGTAGTCCCCACTTTTCGGCCTATGTTGCTACCTAAACAGACTCGGAGTTGTCCTCCTACAACCCTTGTTTTGGACCTGGATG agaCTCTGGTGCACTCTGCCCTTGAACCTTGTAATGATGCGGACTTCACATTTCCTGTCAACTTCAACCTCCAGGAGCACACAGTCTTTGTCCGGTGCCGTCCTTACCTCAGAGATTTCATGGAGAGAGTTTCTAGTCTTTTTGAGATCATAATATTTACAGCTAGTCAAAGTATCTACGCAGAACAGCTTCTAAATGTGCTTGATCCAAAGAGGAGGATATTTCGACATCGTGTTTTCCGTGAATCCTGTGTTTTTGTGGACGGTAACTACCTCAAGGATTTGTCAGTTCTTGGTCGTGATTTGGCCCGTGTTATTATAATTGACAACTCTCCCCAG GCATTTGGCTTCCAAGTAGACAATGGTATACCAATTGAGAGCTGGTTTGAAGATCGTTCAGATAAAGAATTGCTCTCACTACTTCCATTTTTGGAGAGCTTGGTTGGGGTTGAAGATGTGAGGCCTCTAATTGCAAAGAAATACAATCTTCGGCAGAAAATTGCTGCAGCTGTTTACCCTCCGTTGAATTCAAATAGAGGAGATCCTTTTGAAAGGTAG
- the LOC118054516 gene encoding uncharacterized protein isoform X3, with translation MQTKKRISGRNAPREPASPRISRAQKKLLENLQVAEKKVSELITSSARKQKCGTLPKKNEEPISATNSNTRYNNVHQKASNASTQCDVVDPKGCDEGSAQCVLQTIFSPSFHISKIAGGEISGGVDFIKLFRTGDSRVDMLDGHVTQETFKSSFEEHNESTLTSLNTCHSDMELEKNISAKNSYGDRCGDQNSKLECVDEHGQDSMSTDVCLEEEEDYEDFDDFDPYLFIKNLPELSSVVPTFRPMLLPKQTRSCPPTTLVLDLDETLVHSALEPCNDADFTFPVNFNLQEHTVFVRCRPYLRDFMERVSSLFEIIIFTASQSIYAEQLLNVLDPKRRIFRHRVFRESCVFVDGNYLKDLSVLGRDLARVIIIDNSPQAFGFQVDNGIPIESWFEDRSDKELLSLLPFLESLVGVEDVRPLIAKKYNLRQKIAAAVYPPLNSNRGDPFER, from the exons ATGCAAACTAAGAAAAGAATTTCTGGAAGAAATGCTCCAAGAGAGCCTGCAAGTCCCAGGATTTCAAGAGCTCAGAAGAAATTGTTGGAAAATTTGCAAGTTGCTGAAAAGAAAGTTTCAGAGTTAATTACATCTTCAGCCAGAAAGCAGAAATGTG GCACTCTTCCAAAGAAAAATGAGGAGCCTATATCGGCAACAAATTCGAATACTAGATACAACAATGTGCATCAAAAGGCTTCCAATGCTTCTACCCAGTGTGATGTGGTGGATCCTAAG GGTTGTGATGAAGGATCTGCTCAATGTGTGTTGCAAACTatattttctccttcttttcaCATATCTAAAATTGCTGGAGGAGAAATTTCTGGTGGAG TCGACTTCATAAAACTGTTTCGGACTGGAGACTCTCGGGTTGATATGCTGGATGGTCATGTTACACAAGAAACTTTTAAATCCTCTTTTGAAGAACACAATGAGAGCACATTAACTTCACTCAACACATGTCATAGTGACATGGAATTGGAGAAAAATATATCAGCCAAAAACTCATATGGGGATCGCTGTGGTGATCAG AACTCAAAACTGGAATGTGTTGATGAGCATGGTCAAGATTCTATGTCAACTGATGTTTgcttggaggaggaggaggattatgaggattttgatgACTTTGACCCTTATCTATTTATAAAGAACCTGCCAGAGCTGTCATCAGTAGTCCCCACTTTTCGGCCTATGTTGCTACCTAAACAGACTCGGAGTTGTCCTCCTACAACCCTTGTTTTGGACCTGGATG agaCTCTGGTGCACTCTGCCCTTGAACCTTGTAATGATGCGGACTTCACATTTCCTGTCAACTTCAACCTCCAGGAGCACACAGTCTTTGTCCGGTGCCGTCCTTACCTCAGAGATTTCATGGAGAGAGTTTCTAGTCTTTTTGAGATCATAATATTTACAGCTAGTCAAAGTATCTACGCAGAACAGCTTCTAAATGTGCTTGATCCAAAGAGGAGGATATTTCGACATCGTGTTTTCCGTGAATCCTGTGTTTTTGTGGACGGTAACTACCTCAAGGATTTGTCAGTTCTTGGTCGTGATTTGGCCCGTGTTATTATAATTGACAACTCTCCCCAG GCATTTGGCTTCCAAGTAGACAATGGTATACCAATTGAGAGCTGGTTTGAAGATCGTTCAGATAAAGAATTGCTCTCACTACTTCCATTTTTGGAGAGCTTGGTTGGGGTTGAAGATGTGAGGCCTCTAATTGCAAAGAAATACAATCTTCGGCAGAAAATTGCTGCAGCTGTTTACCCTCCGTTGAATTCAAATAGAGGAGATCCTTTTGAAAGGTAG
- the LOC118054516 gene encoding uncharacterized protein isoform X4: MNLGTLPKKNEEPISATNSNTRYNNVHQKASNASTQCDVVDPKGCDEGSAQCVLQTIFSPSFHISKIAGGEISGGVDFIKLFRTGDSRVDMLDGHVTQETFKSSFEEHNESTLTSLNTCHSDMELEKNISAKNSYGDRCGDQVLSTDVTTVNSYSIAASNGVGLASDVSTIYLALKNSKLECVDEHGQDSMSTDVCLEEEEDYEDFDDFDPYLFIKNLPELSSVVPTFRPMLLPKQTRSCPPTTLVLDLDETLVHSALEPCNDADFTFPVNFNLQEHTVFVRCRPYLRDFMERVSSLFEIIIFTASQSIYAEQLLNVLDPKRRIFRHRVFRESCVFVDGNYLKDLSVLGRDLARVIIIDNSPQAFGFQVDNGIPIESWFEDRSDKELLSLLPFLESLVGVEDVRPLIAKKYNLRQKIAAAVYPPLNSNRGDPFER; the protein is encoded by the exons ATGAATTTAG GCACTCTTCCAAAGAAAAATGAGGAGCCTATATCGGCAACAAATTCGAATACTAGATACAACAATGTGCATCAAAAGGCTTCCAATGCTTCTACCCAGTGTGATGTGGTGGATCCTAAG GGTTGTGATGAAGGATCTGCTCAATGTGTGTTGCAAACTatattttctccttcttttcaCATATCTAAAATTGCTGGAGGAGAAATTTCTGGTGGAG TCGACTTCATAAAACTGTTTCGGACTGGAGACTCTCGGGTTGATATGCTGGATGGTCATGTTACACAAGAAACTTTTAAATCCTCTTTTGAAGAACACAATGAGAGCACATTAACTTCACTCAACACATGTCATAGTGACATGGAATTGGAGAAAAATATATCAGCCAAAAACTCATATGGGGATCGCTGTGGTGATCAGGTGCTCTCTACTGATGTAACTACTGTGAATTCTTATAGTATTGCAGCTTCAAATGGAGTTGGTCTTGCCTCTGATGTTTCAACTATATATCTTGCATTGAAGAACTCAAAACTGGAATGTGTTGATGAGCATGGTCAAGATTCTATGTCAACTGATGTTTgcttggaggaggaggaggattatgaggattttgatgACTTTGACCCTTATCTATTTATAAAGAACCTGCCAGAGCTGTCATCAGTAGTCCCCACTTTTCGGCCTATGTTGCTACCTAAACAGACTCGGAGTTGTCCTCCTACAACCCTTGTTTTGGACCTGGATG agaCTCTGGTGCACTCTGCCCTTGAACCTTGTAATGATGCGGACTTCACATTTCCTGTCAACTTCAACCTCCAGGAGCACACAGTCTTTGTCCGGTGCCGTCCTTACCTCAGAGATTTCATGGAGAGAGTTTCTAGTCTTTTTGAGATCATAATATTTACAGCTAGTCAAAGTATCTACGCAGAACAGCTTCTAAATGTGCTTGATCCAAAGAGGAGGATATTTCGACATCGTGTTTTCCGTGAATCCTGTGTTTTTGTGGACGGTAACTACCTCAAGGATTTGTCAGTTCTTGGTCGTGATTTGGCCCGTGTTATTATAATTGACAACTCTCCCCAG GCATTTGGCTTCCAAGTAGACAATGGTATACCAATTGAGAGCTGGTTTGAAGATCGTTCAGATAAAGAATTGCTCTCACTACTTCCATTTTTGGAGAGCTTGGTTGGGGTTGAAGATGTGAGGCCTCTAATTGCAAAGAAATACAATCTTCGGCAGAAAATTGCTGCAGCTGTTTACCCTCCGTTGAATTCAAATAGAGGAGATCCTTTTGAAAGGTAG